Part of the Paracoccus sp. S3-43 genome, GGCCGGGACCGTCCAGCAGGCTGCCGATATGGACGGGATCGGCCCCCTGCGGCAGGCTGGCGCCCAGCAGCCGCCGCGCCGCCGCATTCGCCCGGCGGATATAGCCGTTGGGCGCGATGCGCAGCAGGGCCACGGGGATCGCCTCGAAATCGTCGGGGGCCTCGGCCTCGTCGGCGGCCAGGGGATCGGCGGGCGGGGTGCCCTGCCGGTGATAGGACCAGACCTGCAAGGGCGCATCCTCGGCCCGGCTGAGCGTCAGCGTATCGCCCGAGCCGAGCGCCAGATCCGCGCAGCCGACATAGCCCGCGCGGCGCACCAGCCCGTTCACGTCGTCCACGGCGTCCGCCCGCAACTGCGAGACCAGCCGCAGGATGTTCTGCCCGGCGATGTCGCCGAATCCGGTCCGCGACGCCTCGTTCTGCAAGACCACCAGGCCGTCGGAATCGCAGATCCAGATCGGATCGGCGGCCGCCGCGACCTCGTGCCGGATCGAGGCCAGGGCGCGCCGCGCCGCCAGCCGGTCCAGCACATAGCCCAGCGAGATCACGCCCCCCAGGATATACCAGGCAACCGCGATGGTGCCGATCACCAGCCCCGCCAGCCCATAGCCGCTTTGCGGCAGCGCCAGGGCCGCCACGGCGGCGACCACCACCGGCAGCATCAGCAGCGGAAGCGCCACGGCCGCATTGCGAGAGACGGCGGATTGCGTTTCCCCGAATGTCATCCGTCTAGCCCCTTTCCAAGCCTTCAGGATCGTCGATACCGCCAAACCGCTTAACAAGCCGTTAATGGCGGCCCGCCGCTTCATCCGCGCGCCATCAGGGACAGGAAAAAGCCGTCGCTGGCCTCCAGCGGGGTCCAGGATTGCCGCGAAACCTGTCGAAAACCGGGATTTTCACCCAGGAACCGGTCGACCTGCGCGCCGTTTTCATCGTCAAGGACCGAGCAGGTCATATAGGCCAGATGCCCGCCCGGCCCGACAAGACCCGCCGCCCGGCGCAGGATCTGGGCCTGCACCGCCATCAGGTCGCGCAAGCCCTGCGCGTTCAGGCGCCATTTCGAATCGGGCGTGCGCCGCCAGGTTCCCGACCCCGAACAGGGCACGTCGGCGATGACCAGATCGAAGGCGCCCTTCGGGGCGGCCACGATCTGGACGCTGACGCCCGCGCGTTCGGCCCGTTGCGGCAGGTCGCGCATCCGGGCGGGATCGGCGTCATGGGCCACCGGGCTCAGCCCCGGCGCGCGGCCCGCGATGGCCAGCGTCTTGCCGCCGCCGCCCGCGCAGTAGTCCAGCACCCGCATCCCCGCAGCCAGGGGCAAGGCGGCGCAGGCCAGTTGCGGGGACAGATCCTGAAGCTCGACCAGGCCGTCGCGATAGGCGCGGCCTTGCGACAGGCGCCGTTCATGCGCCGTCACCCGCAAGGCGGTGGGCAGGCGCGCATCGGGTTCCGCCGCGATCCCGTCCTGGGCCAGCGCGCCGATGGCCAGGGCGGCATCCGCCTTGACCGGATTGACCCGCAGCCAGACCGGCGCCCGCTGGCGCATCCGGTCGGCGACGGCCTGGGCCCGGTCTCCCAGAGACGCGTCCCACAGGGGGCGGATCCAGGCGGGGATGTCGGTGATGCCTTCCGCCGTGCCGGGCCGGTCGCCCGGTCCCAGCGGCGGGGGCGCATGGCCCTGGCCGGTGAAAAGCCCTGCCGGATCGCGCCCGGCAGCACGCAGCCCGCCGATCATCAGCCCCCTGCCCGTCAGCGCCCCGCCAAGCGCCGCATGGCTGTCGCGGCGGCGCAGGGCGTCGAAGACCAGATCCCGCACCGCCGCCCGGTCCCCGGATCCCGCGAACCGGCTGGACCGCGACCACCGCAGCAGCGCCTGTTCGGCGGGCTGGCCCGCAAGGACATGATCAAGGATCCCGATCGCGGCAGAGATGCGGGCGGCCGGCGTCATATGTCGCGTTGCAGCAGGTCGCGGGTGAACAGCTTGTCGGCCACATCGGCCAGGTCGTCGTGGCGGCGGTTGGCGACGATCAGGTCGGACCGGGCCTTGAACGCCGCCAGATCCCGTTCCACCGGCGAATGGAAGAAATGATCCGCCGCCAGGGCCGGTTCATAGACGACGCAGGCGATGCCCTTGGCCTTGATCCGCTTCATGATCCCCTGGACGGCGCTGTCGCGGAAATTGTCCGACCCTTCCTTCATCACCAGGCGATAGATGCCGACCGTCCGGGGATTTTGGGCAACGATCTGTTCGGCGATGAAGTCCTTGCGGGTGCGGTTCGATTCCACGATGGCCGCGATCAGGTTCTGCGGCACCGACGAATAGTTCGCCAGCAGCTGCTTGGTGTCCTTGGGCAGGCAATAGCCGCCATAGCCGAAGGACGGGTTGTTGTAGTAATCGCCCACCCGCGGATCCAGCCCGACGCCCTTGATGATCGCGCGCGGATCCAGCCCGTTGGTCAGGGCATAGCTGTCCAGCTCGTTGAAATAGGCCACGCGCATCGCCAGGAAGGTGTTGGCGAACAGCTTGATCGCCTCGGCCTCGGTCGATTCGGTGAACAGGACGGGCACGTCCCGGTCCAGCGCGCCTTCCGCCAGGAGCGCCGCGAAGCGCCGCCCGGCCTCGCCCTTGTCGCCGACCACGATCCGGCTGGGATGCAGGTTGTCGTGCAGCGCCAGCCCCTCGCGCAGGAACTCGGGCGAGAAGATGACGCCCTGGAAGCCGGTCGCGGCCCGCATCCGTTCGGTGAAGCCCACCGGAACCGTGGACTTGATGATGATCGGCGTGGTGGGGGTGTGCTGGCGGGCCAGGGCGATCACCGACTCGACCGAGCTGGTGTCGAAGCTGTTCGTCCGGGGGTCGTAATTGGTGGGCGTCGCCACGATCACGAAATCCGCGCCCGCCATGGCCTGCCCGGCATCGGTGGTGGCCGCCAGGTCCAGGTCGCGCTCCGCGAAGAAGCGGCTGATCTCGGCGTCCTCGATGGGGGGCTTGCGGGCGTTGACGGCATCGACGCGGGCCTTGTCGATGTCCAGGGCCACCACGGTGGAGTGCTGCGCCAGCAGAACCGCATTCGACAAGCCGACATAGCCAAGGCCGACAACCGCTATCTTCATCGCATCCCTCATCCGCAACGGGCCGTTGCCCGGTTTCCTTGGATGGGTATGGGAAGGTATGGTGCGGTCGAGAAGACTCGAACTTCCACTCCGGTTAAGGAACAGCGACCTCAACGCTGCGCGTCTACCAATTCCGCCACGACCGCATCCGGGCAGTGCGGCGGGTGATAGCCGAGGCAGGGGGGATTGAAAAGGGGGATTCTGTCGCCCCCGGCTTGACGCCGCGCGCGCGCCGGGCCAGATCCGGGCGCATGGTGGAATGGATCACGGCACCGGGGCTGACGGGTTACGACGAGGCCGTGTCCTTCATGGAGGCGCGGGTCGCGGCGATCCATGCGGGCCAGGCGGACGAACTGGTCTGGCTGGTCGAACATCCGCCGCTCTACACCGCCGGAACCAGCGCGCGCGACGGCGACCTGCTGGAGGCGCGCTTTCCCGTGCATGTCACCGGGCGGGGCGGGCAATACACCTATCACGGGCCGGGCCAGCGAATCGTCTATGTCATGCTGGATCTGAACCGGCGCGGGCGCGACGTGCGCGCCTTCGTGGCCCGGCTGGAGGCATGGGTCATCGCCTCGCTGGCGGAATTCGGCGTGACCGGGGTGATCCGCGACGGCCGGGTCGGCGTCTGGGTGCCGCGCCCCGACAAGGCGCCCCTGCCCGACGGGACGATGCGCGACGACAAGATCGCGGCCATCGGCGTCAAGCTGCGCCGTTGGGTCAGCTTTCACGGCATCGCCATCAATGTCGAACCCGAGCTGAGCCATTATTCCGGGATCGTGCCCTGCGGAATCAGCGGTCATGGCGTGACCAGCCTGGTCGACCTGGGCCTGCCGGTCGGCATGGGCGACTTGGATCTGGCGCTGCGCCACGGCTTCGATACGATCTTCGACCAGGGCGGCGGGGCCGGATGCGACCTTCTGACAGGTGGCGAATCCGTTTCGGCGCCTTAATGTGTTCTGTTGGGACTTCCAAGATCTTTGGAATAGCGAGGAAAAGAATGAGATTTGCCATCATCGGCGCCCTGCTGGGCGCTGCCCTAGCGACACCCGCGCTTGCACAGGACGGCGACGCCGCCGCCGGAGAAAAGGAATTCCGCAAGTGCAAGGCCTGCCACATGATCCAGTCGCCCTCGGGCGAGGATATCGTGAAGGGCGGCAAGACGGGGCCGAACCTCTTTGGCGTGGTCGGACGGCCCGCGGGATCCGAGGAAGGCTTCAAGTATTCCGACGCGCTGATTGCCCTGAAGGATGCGGGCGAGGTCTGGACGCCCGAGGATCTGGCCGCCTACATGACCGATCCCAACAAGTTCGTGCAGGAAAAGACCGGCGATTCGTCGGCCCGCACCAAGATGACCTTCAAGCTGAACAAGAACCAGGCCGATATCGCGGCCTTCCTGGCCAGCGCCGGGCAATAGCGCGGGCCGACGCGCCACGTCGGCGGGCCGGTCCCCCTAGGCCGGCCTGTTTGATTCACATCATGTTTCCCCTGCCTCTGTTGTGGCAGCGTCGGCGCCGCAACCAGGCCCG contains:
- a CDS encoding nucleotide sugar dehydrogenase, coding for MKIAVVGLGYVGLSNAVLLAQHSTVVALDIDKARVDAVNARKPPIEDAEISRFFAERDLDLAATTDAGQAMAGADFVIVATPTNYDPRTNSFDTSSVESVIALARQHTPTTPIIIKSTVPVGFTERMRAATGFQGVIFSPEFLREGLALHDNLHPSRIVVGDKGEAGRRFAALLAEGALDRDVPVLFTESTEAEAIKLFANTFLAMRVAYFNELDSYALTNGLDPRAIIKGVGLDPRVGDYYNNPSFGYGGYCLPKDTKQLLANYSSVPQNLIAAIVESNRTRKDFIAEQIVAQNPRTVGIYRLVMKEGSDNFRDSAVQGIMKRIKAKGIACVVYEPALAADHFFHSPVERDLAAFKARSDLIVANRRHDDLADVADKLFTRDLLQRDI
- a CDS encoding cytochrome C produces the protein MRFAIIGALLGAALATPALAQDGDAAAGEKEFRKCKACHMIQSPSGEDIVKGGKTGPNLFGVVGRPAGSEEGFKYSDALIALKDAGEVWTPEDLAAYMTDPNKFVQEKTGDSSARTKMTFKLNKNQADIAAFLASAGQ
- the lipB gene encoding lipoyl(octanoyl) transferase LipB, whose translation is MTPRARRARSGRMVEWITAPGLTGYDEAVSFMEARVAAIHAGQADELVWLVEHPPLYTAGTSARDGDLLEARFPVHVTGRGGQYTYHGPGQRIVYVMLDLNRRGRDVRAFVARLEAWVIASLAEFGVTGVIRDGRVGVWVPRPDKAPLPDGTMRDDKIAAIGVKLRRWVSFHGIAINVEPELSHYSGIVPCGISGHGVTSLVDLGLPVGMGDLDLALRHGFDTIFDQGGGAGCDLLTGGESVSAP
- a CDS encoding RsmB/NOP family class I SAM-dependent RNA methyltransferase; the encoded protein is MTPAARISAAIGILDHVLAGQPAEQALLRWSRSSRFAGSGDRAAVRDLVFDALRRRDSHAALGGALTGRGLMIGGLRAAGRDPAGLFTGQGHAPPPLGPGDRPGTAEGITDIPAWIRPLWDASLGDRAQAVADRMRQRAPVWLRVNPVKADAALAIGALAQDGIAAEPDARLPTALRVTAHERRLSQGRAYRDGLVELQDLSPQLACAALPLAAGMRVLDYCAGGGGKTLAIAGRAPGLSPVAHDADPARMRDLPQRAERAGVSVQIVAAPKGAFDLVIADVPCSGSGTWRRTPDSKWRLNAQGLRDLMAVQAQILRRAAGLVGPGGHLAYMTCSVLDDENGAQVDRFLGENPGFRQVSRQSWTPLEASDGFFLSLMARG